The following coding sequences are from one Alphaproteobacteria bacterium window:
- a CDS encoding tetratricopeptide repeat protein, with translation MRAEAIAAYRDGSDRVAEAGLQHILSSAANDLAVLEAALKIAIERHRIADAVSLARRAVTVAPERGDIHNTLGAALLAAKEADEAVTALTRAVELTPNSGDAWFNLGCAQQALGDKAAALKSYRKAQELEPEKITIINNLGVILRELGEIEESALCFENARKIAPQDVRILRNLAHSYRLCGRMDDALRHLDQAVAIDPDNAGARFSRATTLLMSGDYGRGWDEYEWCWQAEGGKPRSLPQPRWDGLPDRAQTLLLYHDQGYGDTIQFSRFIAQARERMGRVIVECPERLAKLMRTVDGVDEVVTSTKNLSFDTHSPIISLGRLIDARLETVGTGVPYMRADTAQIQEWASRLREPGMRVGLVWAGNPRQPRDRVRSTELAALAPLGTVKSVSLYILQKEPGPGRKDLQNPPPGLNLIDLGKDVGDFATTAALIHRLDLLITVDTVTAHLAGAIGCPVWTLLSREADWRWLVDRADSPWYPTMRLFRQEQFGDWSAVMEEVRSALEELARGYRSL, from the coding sequence TTGCGCGCCGAAGCCATCGCCGCATATCGAGACGGTAGCGACCGCGTGGCCGAGGCCGGTCTTCAGCATATCCTGAGCTCCGCCGCAAACGATTTGGCGGTCCTGGAGGCGGCGTTGAAAATTGCCATCGAACGCCACAGAATCGCGGACGCCGTATCGCTGGCCCGTCGCGCTGTCACCGTCGCGCCAGAGCGCGGCGATATTCACAATACGCTCGGCGCCGCGCTGCTCGCCGCAAAAGAGGCCGACGAGGCGGTTACGGCCTTGACCCGCGCGGTCGAGTTGACGCCGAATTCCGGCGACGCCTGGTTCAATTTGGGTTGCGCACAGCAGGCGCTTGGCGACAAGGCGGCGGCGTTGAAATCCTACCGAAAGGCTCAAGAGCTTGAACCTGAAAAAATTACTATAATAAATAATTTAGGGGTTATTCTTCGTGAATTAGGTGAAATAGAGGAGTCGGCTCTCTGTTTTGAAAACGCGCGCAAGATCGCGCCGCAGGATGTTCGAATCCTGCGCAATCTGGCGCACTCCTACCGCCTGTGCGGCCGCATGGATGACGCGCTCCGCCACCTCGATCAAGCCGTGGCCATCGATCCCGACAATGCGGGAGCGCGCTTCAGCCGTGCCACCACCCTGCTGATGAGCGGAGACTACGGTCGCGGCTGGGATGAGTATGAATGGTGTTGGCAGGCCGAGGGCGGGAAGCCTCGCTCCCTGCCGCAACCGCGGTGGGATGGATTGCCGGATCGGGCGCAGACCCTATTGCTTTACCATGACCAAGGCTACGGCGACACGATCCAGTTTTCACGTTTCATTGCCCAGGCACGCGAACGTATGGGCCGCGTCATCGTGGAATGTCCCGAACGCTTGGCAAAGCTCATGCGCACGGTTGATGGGGTCGACGAGGTCGTGACCTCGACAAAGAATCTCTCTTTCGACACCCATTCCCCCATCATCAGCCTGGGCCGCCTGATCGACGCCCGCCTCGAAACGGTTGGCACTGGGGTTCCCTATATGCGCGCCGACACGGCACAGATCCAGGAATGGGCGAGCCGCCTCCGTGAACCTGGCATGAGGGTCGGGCTGGTATGGGCTGGCAACCCTCGCCAACCGCGCGATCGTGTCCGTTCGACCGAATTGGCCGCGCTGGCGCCGCTCGGAACGGTGAAGTCGGTGTCGTTATACATTCTGCAGAAGGAGCCGGGCCCGGGCCGGAAGGATCTGCAAAACCCGCCGCCCGGCCTCAACCTCATCGATCTCGGCAAGGATGTCGGCGATTTCGCCACGACCGCCGCGTTGATCCATCGTCTCGACCTCCTCATAACGGTCGATACGGTCACCGCGCACCTGGCCGGCGCCATCGGTTGTCCGGTGTGGACGTTGCTGAGCCGCGAGGCGGATTGGCGGTGGCTGGTGGATCGTGCCGATAGTCCATGGTATCCCACCATGCGCCTATTCCGGCAAGAACAGTTTGGCGATTGGTCCGCAGTCATGGAGGAAGTTCGATCGGCACTGGAAGAGTTGGCACGAGGGTATCGTTCCCTATGA
- a CDS encoding divalent-cation tolerance protein CutA: MNLCTVYMTVGSLAEAKSIAADLVGARLASGVNLIDGCHSIYRWQGEIRNRDEVVLLARTRRDLVDALVDRATVRHSYQCPCIIALPIENGHTDYLAWVEAETRPPGESD, translated from the coding sequence ATGAATCTGTGCACCGTTTACATGACAGTCGGATCGCTGGCCGAGGCGAAGTCGATCGCGGCCGACCTTGTCGGCGCACGGCTGGCGTCGGGGGTCAACCTGATCGACGGATGTCATTCCATTTATCGTTGGCAAGGTGAGATCAGAAATCGCGACGAGGTCGTCTTGCTGGCCCGCACGCGGCGCGATCTGGTCGATGCGCTGGTCGACCGCGCCACGGTACGCCACAGCTATCAATGCCCATGCATCATCGCGCTGCCGATCGAAAACGGGCACACCGATTACCTTGCCTGGGTCGAGGCGGAAACGCGGCCGCCCGGTGAATCGGATTAG
- a CDS encoding SGNH/GDSL hydrolase family protein, whose translation MFRLAGTAALIIVIFLLIAEIAAAIVFEFGLVPVKYRPVIWATRADVPPADSWRTENHPWGAWHKADAQGSDRRSCYSVVYASNEVGARDDSWNLPRHGIPTVFGLGDSFLEGYGVVQEDRFDTIVESQGFDFLNFGAAGHVGPVQYYLIYEHFADTYDHDAVVIFFLPDNDYSDNDPEVWEAKRNSYAYRYRPYFRASGDGKYEVFHPVDEPPGEITFRDWQYKDLGIFQFIANFGRDFTYTYGAVMYAMTLLEEREFDESGFSGYYDAEPHQLQAAHHFLGRIAKRAAARNGMPVIIFSIPTTRDFRRAAIETDEASSSRMLRSLAADNPNVYFIDGLTAMTAVEPDTDRYFLPCDGHWSKAGHEIVGQVVANALSAALQPAMVAE comes from the coding sequence ATGTTCAGGCTTGCTGGAACGGCGGCGCTGATCATTGTCATTTTCCTACTGATTGCCGAGATCGCTGCTGCCATCGTTTTTGAATTCGGTTTGGTACCGGTCAAGTATCGCCCGGTAATTTGGGCGACGCGCGCCGATGTGCCGCCCGCCGATTCGTGGCGCACAGAAAATCATCCTTGGGGCGCATGGCACAAAGCCGATGCCCAAGGTAGCGATCGACGATCCTGTTATTCGGTCGTCTATGCGTCGAATGAAGTTGGCGCCCGCGACGATTCCTGGAACCTACCGAGGCATGGAATTCCAACCGTATTCGGCCTCGGCGATTCTTTTCTGGAAGGCTACGGCGTGGTGCAGGAAGACCGGTTCGACACCATCGTCGAAAGCCAAGGCTTCGATTTCTTGAATTTTGGCGCCGCGGGCCATGTCGGACCGGTCCAATACTATCTCATATACGAGCACTTCGCCGACACGTACGACCATGATGCGGTCGTCATTTTCTTCTTGCCCGACAATGATTACAGCGACAACGACCCGGAGGTTTGGGAGGCCAAAAGAAACTCTTACGCATACCGCTATCGGCCTTATTTTCGTGCCTCCGGCGATGGGAAATATGAGGTTTTCCATCCGGTCGACGAGCCACCGGGCGAAATCACGTTCCGGGACTGGCAATACAAAGACCTCGGGATCTTCCAGTTTATCGCGAATTTCGGACGCGATTTCACCTACACCTACGGCGCCGTGATGTACGCCATGACACTGCTGGAAGAGCGCGAATTCGACGAGTCGGGTTTTTCCGGCTATTACGACGCCGAACCGCACCAGCTCCAAGCAGCACACCATTTTCTTGGGCGAATCGCCAAGCGGGCAGCCGCCCGCAACGGTATGCCGGTGATCATATTTTCGATTCCGACGACACGGGATTTTCGCCGGGCGGCGATCGAAACCGATGAGGCTTCATCGAGCCGAATGTTGCGCTCGCTGGCGGCCGACAATCCGAACGTATATTTCATTGATGGCCTGACGGCGATGACGGCCGTCGAACCGGACACGGATCGGTATTTTCTTCCCTGCGACGGACATTGGTCCAAGGCCGGCCACGAAATTGTCGGCCAGGTCGTCGCCAACGCCCTGTCTGCGGCACTCCAGCCGGCAATGGTCGCCGAGTAA
- a CDS encoding 2Fe-2S iron-sulfur cluster binding domain-containing protein → MVRILNITLNGRPRADAVGDNVLLLDYLREQVALTGTKTGCDGGECGACTVLIDDRPVFSCLRLAATCEGTKIDTIEALADGGRLSAIQRGFHEKLGAQCGYCTPGLIMASEGLLRHNAAPSEAEIREALGSNICRCTGYVKIIEAVQYAAGLIADGDRP, encoded by the coding sequence ATGGTCAGAATCCTAAATATTACGCTCAACGGCCGACCGCGCGCCGACGCCGTCGGCGATAATGTCCTGCTGCTCGACTATTTGCGCGAGCAGGTCGCCCTGACGGGAACGAAGACCGGCTGCGACGGCGGCGAATGCGGTGCCTGCACGGTCTTGATCGACGATCGCCCGGTGTTCTCGTGCCTCCGTCTCGCCGCGACCTGCGAGGGAACCAAGATCGACACCATCGAGGCACTCGCCGATGGCGGGCGTCTGTCGGCGATCCAGCGCGGGTTTCATGAAAAACTGGGAGCCCAATGCGGCTATTGCACGCCCGGTCTCATCATGGCCTCGGAGGGATTGCTGCGCCACAATGCGGCGCCGAGCGAGGCGGAAATCCGTGAGGCGTTGGGTAGCAACATTTGCCGCTGCACCGGTTACGTGAAAATTATCGAGGCGGTGCAATACGCCGCCGGTCTTATCGCGGATGGAGATCGGCCATGA
- the hcrA gene encoding 4-hydroxybenzoyl-CoA reductase subunit alpha: MVDGPDKVSGRAKYTADFVQPETMAGRIFRSPYAHAEILEVDISEAAKVPGVRAIVTGADCDQTFGVLPIARSEYPMARDRVRYKGEPVAAVAADNDAAALEAIRRIHMKVKELPAYYTVRDALSEQAVDLHDHRPGNIERDVFFELGDIEGGFADADLVREQNYHCAEVCQNQMEMHAAWAEYDAARDRMTVYASTQVPFYVHLMLARTLDMDKSKIRVVKPHIGGGFGCRTETLNVELITALLARKTGGRVRTVVNREETFITHRGRPETEIRLKMGMNREGRVTAVDCETYQRGGAHSGYGIVTILYSGSMLYAIYDLHNVKYVGKRVLTNTPPCGAFRGHGTVNIRFAFESLLDSMADELGLDPMAVRRANYLTAPTFTDNDLMVNSYGLPECVDGVEEASGWKKRKGKLAPGKGLGMACSHYISGASKPVNWTGEPHATIKLKLDWDGSIVLLTGAAEIGQGSSTVLVQTVADVLGLDMARVRIVAADSEVTPKDNGSYSSRVTFMVCNAAIEAAEKLKRIMVEAAARKLEAQPEDIECLGEVYRAGQQDAGIDFDDVVTEALRDIGTITVTGNYNTIPESHGGRKYRGAAIGGTMAYSYAAQVVEVSVDEDTGQVTVDNVWVAHDCGKALNRLTVEGQVQGSVWMGMGQAMSEETGYYDGLLVTGNMLDYRVPTIQDSPPIHVQIVEAHDPHGPFGAKEAGEGSLAGFLPALTNAIADAIGVRFTDLPVTPDRVFAALEKRQRAAKRKAATAADS; the protein is encoded by the coding sequence ATGGTCGACGGGCCCGACAAAGTCTCGGGCAGGGCCAAATATACCGCCGACTTTGTCCAGCCCGAAACGATGGCCGGCCGCATATTCCGCAGCCCATACGCTCACGCCGAAATCCTCGAAGTCGACATCTCGGAAGCAGCCAAGGTGCCGGGCGTTCGCGCCATCGTGACCGGTGCCGATTGCGACCAAACATTCGGCGTTCTGCCGATCGCACGCAGCGAATACCCGATGGCGCGGGACCGTGTCCGTTACAAGGGCGAACCGGTGGCGGCCGTCGCCGCCGATAACGACGCCGCCGCGCTCGAGGCGATTCGACGGATCCATATGAAGGTCAAGGAACTGCCAGCCTATTATACGGTCCGCGACGCTCTGTCCGAACAGGCGGTCGACCTTCACGATCATCGTCCCGGAAATATCGAGCGCGACGTATTTTTCGAGCTCGGCGATATCGAGGGCGGGTTCGCCGACGCCGACCTCGTGCGGGAACAGAATTACCATTGCGCCGAGGTGTGCCAGAACCAGATGGAGATGCACGCCGCCTGGGCCGAATATGACGCGGCGCGGGACCGCATGACGGTCTATGCCAGTACCCAGGTGCCGTTCTACGTCCATCTCATGCTGGCTCGCACCCTCGATATGGACAAATCCAAGATCCGCGTCGTCAAACCCCATATCGGAGGCGGCTTCGGCTGTCGGACCGAAACTCTGAACGTCGAGTTGATTACCGCCCTGTTGGCCCGCAAGACCGGCGGCCGGGTCCGTACCGTGGTCAACCGTGAGGAGACATTCATCACCCACCGCGGCCGGCCGGAAACCGAGATCCGCCTGAAAATGGGGATGAACCGCGAGGGACGTGTGACCGCGGTCGATTGTGAGACCTATCAGCGTGGCGGCGCCCACAGCGGCTACGGCATCGTCACCATCCTCTATTCCGGTTCGATGCTCTACGCGATCTATGACCTTCACAATGTCAAGTACGTCGGCAAGCGCGTCCTGACCAACACGCCGCCGTGCGGCGCGTTCCGCGGCCATGGCACGGTCAATATCCGGTTCGCTTTCGAGAGCCTGCTCGATTCGATGGCCGACGAACTGGGCCTCGACCCGATGGCGGTGCGGCGCGCCAACTACCTGACGGCGCCGACCTTCACCGACAACGATCTGATGGTCAACAGCTATGGGCTGCCGGAATGCGTCGATGGCGTCGAGGAAGCCAGCGGGTGGAAAAAGAGGAAAGGGAAATTGGCGCCGGGCAAGGGCCTGGGCATGGCTTGCTCCCACTATATCAGCGGCGCGTCCAAGCCCGTCAATTGGACCGGCGAGCCGCACGCCACCATCAAGTTGAAGCTCGACTGGGATGGTTCGATCGTGCTTCTCACCGGCGCCGCCGAGATCGGTCAGGGGTCGTCGACCGTGCTCGTCCAGACCGTCGCCGATGTCCTCGGACTCGACATGGCACGGGTCCGAATCGTGGCCGCCGACAGCGAGGTGACGCCGAAGGATAATGGGTCCTATTCGTCGCGGGTGACCTTCATGGTCTGCAACGCGGCGATCGAGGCCGCCGAGAAGCTCAAACGGATCATGGTCGAGGCGGCGGCACGCAAGCTCGAGGCCCAGCCCGAGGATATCGAATGCCTGGGCGAGGTCTATCGGGCGGGACAACAGGATGCGGGGATCGATTTCGACGATGTGGTAACCGAAGCGCTGCGCGATATCGGTACGATCACCGTGACGGGCAACTACAACACCATCCCGGAATCCCACGGCGGGCGCAAATACCGGGGTGCGGCGATCGGCGGAACGATGGCTTACAGCTATGCCGCCCAGGTCGTCGAAGTTTCGGTCGATGAGGATACCGGCCAAGTGACCGTCGACAACGTGTGGGTCGCGCACGATTGCGGCAAAGCGCTTAACCGGCTCACCGTCGAGGGTCAAGTCCAAGGTTCGGTGTGGATGGGCATGGGCCAGGCGATGAGCGAGGAGACCGGCTATTACGACGGGCTCCTCGTCACCGGCAACATGCTCGACTACCGCGTCCCGACAATTCAGGACTCGCCCCCGATTCACGTTCAAATCGTCGAGGCGCACGACCCGCATGGACCCTTTGGCGCGAAAGAGGCCGGAGAAGGCTCGTTGGCCGGGTTCCTCCCGGCGCTCACCAACGCCATCGCGGACGCGATTGGCGTGCGTTTCACGGACCTGCCGGTGACGCCGGATCGGGTTTTCGCGGCATTGGAAAAGCGGCAACGCGCGGCCAAGCGCAAGGCCGCAACCGCGGCCGATAGCTGA
- the hcrB gene encoding 4-hydroxybenzoyl-CoA reductase subunit beta, giving the protein MDVLPDFTILRPTTIDEAVAARTQHPDARLLGGGTDLVVNIRRGIEAPPVLIEMMAIDSLRSISTADDELAVGASVRLSELADHEDVLSNYPVVAQAAHSIAGPTHREMGTVGGNICLDTRCIFYNQSEWWRTANRHCLKTTGDMCHVAPKSRGVCFATFSGDLAPAFLVLDAEVDLMGPEGMRTLPLKELYTGYAKQDGSTGDGRNYLSLRAGEIVTAVRAKRIPGHKSAYDKIRIRRSIEYPVAGVAVALRRDESILKDLRIAFTGTNPRPVPLDGTDALCGGALDETVLEALDDLVRDQVMAMKTTFTPGHYRRRVANVLARRLVTHLFDAA; this is encoded by the coding sequence ATGGACGTCCTTCCCGATTTCACAATTCTGCGGCCGACCACCATCGATGAAGCGGTCGCGGCGCGGACGCAGCACCCGGACGCGCGCCTTCTCGGCGGCGGTACCGATTTGGTTGTCAACATTCGCCGCGGCATCGAGGCGCCACCGGTCCTGATCGAGATGATGGCGATCGATTCCTTGCGATCGATCTCGACCGCTGATGATGAATTGGCCGTGGGCGCATCGGTCCGGCTGAGCGAGCTCGCCGATCACGAAGACGTTTTGTCGAACTATCCGGTCGTTGCCCAGGCAGCGCATTCGATTGCCGGCCCCACCCACCGCGAGATGGGTACGGTTGGCGGCAATATCTGTCTCGATACCCGGTGCATTTTCTACAATCAGAGCGAATGGTGGCGGACCGCCAATCGGCATTGCCTGAAGACCACCGGCGACATGTGCCATGTCGCGCCGAAAAGCCGCGGCGTGTGCTTCGCGACCTTCAGCGGCGACCTCGCCCCCGCTTTCCTCGTTCTTGATGCCGAGGTCGACCTCATGGGTCCGGAAGGGATGCGTACCTTGCCCTTGAAAGAGCTTTACACCGGATATGCCAAACAGGACGGGTCAACCGGCGACGGTCGCAATTATCTCAGCCTTCGGGCGGGCGAGATCGTCACCGCGGTGCGCGCCAAGCGCATCCCCGGCCACAAATCGGCCTATGATAAGATCCGCATCCGGCGGTCGATCGAATACCCGGTGGCGGGTGTCGCCGTCGCCTTGCGGCGGGACGAATCGATTCTCAAGGATCTCCGTATCGCCTTCACCGGGACCAATCCACGGCCTGTCCCGCTCGACGGCACCGATGCGCTGTGTGGTGGGGCACTCGACGAAACGGTTCTGGAAGCGCTCGACGATCTTGTTCGCGACCAGGTCATGGCGATGAAGACGACCTTCACGCCCGGTCACTACCGGCGCCGTGTCGCCAACGTGCTGGCCCGGCGGCTGGTGACGCACCTATTCGATGCAGCCTAA
- a CDS encoding MerR family transcriptional regulator, giving the protein MGQIAESSVSNRRDGKSPGAFRTISEVATVLDVPQHVLRFWETKFAQVRPLKRGGGRRYYRPEDVDLLRRIRELLYTEGYTIKGVQRLLREGGVKSGPRVAGQRTGPNVPPPVREARNRPVEDAGRDIDPKLRRELKALLKELVEVRKLLRAEE; this is encoded by the coding sequence ATGGGACAAATCGCGGAGAGTAGTGTCAGCAATCGACGCGACGGCAAATCGCCAGGCGCATTTCGGACCATCAGCGAAGTTGCTACGGTGCTCGATGTTCCCCAGCACGTATTGAGGTTCTGGGAGACCAAATTCGCCCAGGTCCGGCCGCTCAAACGCGGTGGTGGCCGGCGTTATTATAGACCCGAGGACGTCGACCTGCTGCGCCGCATTCGCGAGTTGCTATACACCGAGGGTTATACGATCAAGGGCGTGCAGCGGCTCTTGCGCGAGGGCGGGGTAAAAAGCGGGCCCAGAGTAGCCGGCCAACGGACCGGTCCCAACGTGCCGCCTCCGGTTCGGGAGGCGCGAAATCGCCCCGTCGAAGATGCCGGCCGCGACATCGATCCTAAGCTGCGTCGCGAGTTGAAGGCGCTTTTGAAGGAATTGGTCGAAGTTCGTAAATTGCTCCGCGCCGAAGAATAA
- a CDS encoding integration host factor subunit alpha, with translation MTGNTVTRADLSEAVYQEVGLSRNDSAELVEYVLEEIATALTRGEGVKISSFGSFSVREKGERMGRNPKTGEEVPILPRRVLVFRASHVLKDRINQGQGASSEPVAI, from the coding sequence ATGACCGGCAACACAGTCACGCGCGCGGACTTGAGTGAAGCTGTCTACCAAGAGGTTGGCCTGTCGCGGAACGATTCGGCTGAGCTGGTCGAATACGTGCTTGAGGAAATTGCGACGGCGCTGACCCGCGGCGAGGGGGTCAAGATCTCGTCGTTTGGCAGCTTTTCGGTACGCGAGAAGGGCGAACGCATGGGTCGCAACCCGAAGACCGGGGAAGAAGTGCCGATTCTGCCCCGTCGGGTTCTCGTGTTCCGGGCTTCGCACGTGCTGAAGGACCGGATCAATCAGGGCCAGGGAGCAAGCTCTGAACCGGTGGCGATATAG
- a CDS encoding ketoacyl-ACP synthase III, translating to MYRSLICGVGAYLPERVVTNEELAKRVDTTNEWIVERTGIRQRCIAADDEVTSDLAVAAATQALQRAELDIGDIDLIVVATTTPDRTFPATAAEVQAKLGATSGAAFDVQAVCAGFVYGLAVADNFVRVGQSKHALVIGAETFSRILDWNDRNTCVLFGDGAGAVVIKAQKTNGDARQRGILSTHLHTDGRYRDLLEVNGGVSLNQQTGHVRMVGREVFRHAVEKLAKVVHEALEANNLTPADVDWLVPHQANKRIIDGTVRKLNLSPDNVVTTVDRHANTSAASIPLALSEAAHDGRIKQGDLVLIEAIGGGLSWGSSLIRW from the coding sequence ATGTATCGTTCACTCATTTGCGGTGTCGGCGCCTATCTTCCGGAACGTGTCGTTACGAACGAGGAATTGGCCAAACGCGTGGATACGACGAACGAATGGATCGTCGAACGCACCGGAATTCGCCAGCGATGCATTGCGGCCGATGACGAGGTGACCTCGGATCTTGCGGTAGCGGCGGCCACACAGGCATTGCAACGCGCCGAGCTGGATATCGGCGACATCGATCTCATCGTGGTCGCGACCACGACCCCCGATCGCACCTTCCCGGCGACGGCCGCGGAGGTTCAGGCCAAGCTCGGCGCGACCTCCGGCGCGGCCTTCGATGTGCAGGCTGTTTGTGCGGGCTTTGTTTATGGCCTGGCCGTGGCCGATAATTTCGTTCGAGTCGGACAGTCGAAGCATGCCTTGGTTATTGGCGCCGAAACGTTTTCCCGGATTCTGGACTGGAACGACCGTAATACCTGTGTCCTGTTCGGTGACGGCGCCGGAGCAGTCGTTATCAAGGCACAAAAAACCAACGGCGACGCCCGGCAACGCGGGATCCTGTCGACCCACCTTCATACCGATGGCCGATATCGTGATCTGTTGGAGGTAAATGGCGGAGTTTCGCTCAATCAGCAAACCGGTCACGTCCGCATGGTCGGGCGCGAGGTGTTCCGCCATGCGGTGGAAAAATTGGCCAAAGTCGTGCACGAAGCACTGGAAGCCAACAACCTCACTCCGGCCGACGTCGACTGGCTGGTACCCCACCAAGCCAACAAACGTATTATCGACGGCACGGTCAGAAAGCTCAATCTATCGCCCGACAATGTCGTGACGACGGTCGACCGTCATGCCAATACGTCGGCGGCGTCGATTCCGTTGGCCCTGTCAGAGGCCGCCCATGACGGCCGGATCAAACAGGGTGATCTCGTCTTGATCGAGGCCATCGGCGGCGGGCTCTCGTGGGGGTCAAGTCTTATAAGATGGTAG
- the plsX gene encoding phosphate acyltransferase PlsX, producing MTGKLTIALDAMGGDHAPEAVIRGALIARKRFPDVGFILVGDEAQIVPLLDEHKVLRDAVEVRHTLDVISPEDKPSAALRAGKRSSMRLAIEEVKLGNAAGVVSGGNTGALLAFTKIVLRALPGIDRPAMAGFVPTRRGESIMLDLGANLTCDAENLVQFAILGEVFARTVFGIEKPTVGLLNVGTEDQKGHEAVRDAASVLRQSNLPIGFHGFVEGVDIASGTVDVVVTDGWSGNIAIKTAEGTGKLLNAFLREAFRSSILARIGYLFASGAFRKLRKRIDPRRYNGAVFLGINGIAVKSHGGSDAFGFATAIGVAVDMARYGFVERAIEDFASLLPPATGVRAATV from the coding sequence TTGACAGGGAAACTGACCATTGCCCTTGACGCGATGGGTGGCGATCATGCGCCTGAGGCGGTGATCAGGGGCGCGTTGATCGCGCGTAAGCGATTTCCGGATGTTGGCTTTATCCTGGTCGGTGACGAGGCACAAATCGTGCCGTTGCTGGACGAGCACAAAGTCCTGCGGGACGCGGTCGAAGTCCGTCATACCCTCGACGTGATTTCGCCTGAAGACAAACCGTCGGCCGCGCTCCGGGCGGGCAAACGATCAAGCATGCGACTCGCTATCGAGGAAGTGAAACTAGGCAACGCGGCCGGTGTCGTTTCGGGCGGGAACACCGGGGCATTGCTTGCCTTTACCAAGATTGTCTTGCGGGCGCTTCCGGGAATCGACCGCCCCGCCATGGCGGGGTTCGTCCCGACCCGCCGCGGCGAGAGCATTATGCTTGATCTTGGGGCGAACCTGACCTGCGATGCGGAGAACCTGGTCCAGTTCGCCATATTGGGAGAAGTCTTCGCTCGGACGGTCTTTGGGATCGAAAAGCCGACGGTTGGATTGCTCAATGTGGGAACCGAGGACCAAAAGGGCCATGAGGCGGTGCGCGACGCGGCAAGCGTCCTGCGCCAGTCGAATCTCCCAATTGGATTCCATGGTTTCGTCGAAGGCGTTGACATCGCCAGCGGCACGGTTGACGTCGTCGTAACCGATGGCTGGTCGGGAAATATTGCGATCAAGACTGCGGAAGGAACTGGTAAGCTGTTGAACGCATTCCTGCGCGAGGCGTTCAGGAGTTCCATCTTGGCTCGGATCGGATATTTATTTGCCAGCGGCGCATTCCGTAAATTGAGAAAGCGGATCGATCCCCGGCGTTACAACGGCGCCGTCTTTCTCGGCATCAACGGGATCGCGGTCAAAAGCCATGGCGGTTCCGACGCGTTTGGCTTCGCGACCGCCATTGGCGTCGCGGTCGACATGGCTCGGTACGGATTTGTCGAGCGTGCCATCGAAGATTTTGCAAGCCTGTTGCCGCCGGCAACGGGCGTTCGTGCGGCGACGGTGTGA
- the rpmF gene encoding 50S ribosomal protein L32, translating into MAVPKKKISKSRRDMRRAHDALKPGAYAECANCGELKRPHHVCGACGHYDGREVVEIAGV; encoded by the coding sequence ATGGCAGTTCCAAAGAAGAAGATTTCGAAGTCGCGTCGCGACATGCGGAGAGCCCACGATGCCTTGAAGCCCGGCGCTTACGCCGAGTGTGCAAATTGCGGGGAACTCAAGCGGCCGCACCATGTATGTGGTGCTTGCGGCCACTACGATGGTCGCGAGGTTGTGGAGATAGCGGGCGTCTGA
- a CDS encoding DUF177 domain-containing protein, with amino-acid sequence MAPTQDSRALEFSHVLDLSGMTEIATSAHLRAERRECAAISARLGLEDIRALEADITVRNGPVKDVFLVSGNLRAEVVQECVVTLQPVDMIVESDFETVYARNGAEVEAMGECGDDTDPPELIIEDRIDLGEEVVQQLACALDPYPRSAGAEVDPRWIADAEDSTKSGPFVALEGLRRKNDDR; translated from the coding sequence ATGGCACCGACGCAAGATTCGCGGGCGCTCGAGTTTTCGCACGTCCTCGATCTATCCGGAATGACAGAAATCGCGACTTCCGCGCATCTGCGGGCGGAGCGGCGAGAATGCGCCGCCATCTCCGCGCGGCTCGGCTTGGAGGATATTCGGGCACTCGAGGCGGATATCACGGTGCGGAACGGCCCGGTCAAGGATGTTTTTCTGGTTTCCGGAAATCTCAGGGCCGAGGTCGTGCAAGAATGTGTCGTGACGCTCCAACCGGTGGATATGATCGTTGAGAGTGATTTCGAAACGGTCTATGCCCGCAATGGCGCGGAAGTTGAGGCCATGGGGGAATGCGGAGACGATACGGACCCGCCGGAATTGATTATCGAAGACCGCATCGACCTCGGCGAGGAAGTCGTACAACAGCTCGCTTGTGCCCTTGATCCGTACCCGCGGTCAGCCGGCGCGGAGGTTGATCCACGATGGATTGCCGATGCCGAAGATTCGACGAAATCCGGGCCTTTTGTGGCCCTCGAAGGGCTCCGCCGGAAAAATGACGATCGGTAA